DNA sequence from the Amycolatopsis sp. Hca4 genome:
CGAGCTGACCGGCCGCGACGATCCAGCCCAGGTCCGCCGCGGGCACGTCCAGGTCCGCGCCGATCCCGGCGAGGGCGGGCTGGGCGGCGTAGATGCTCGCGACGGCGACTGCGCACACGGCCGCCAGCACCGTGTTCCGGCCCATCCCGCCTCCATTGGTAGCAGTTTGCAACTGATCCGACCGTACGGCAGAATGGTTGCGAACAGCAACTCTTCCGGAGGTGTGGTGACCGAGGACTGGACCGACCCGAACTGCCCGGTGGCGCGCGCGCTCGACCTCGTCGGCGACCGCTGGAGCCTGCTCGTGGTCCGCGACGCGATGGACGGCGCCCGGTCGTTCACCGACTTCCGGCAGCGCACCGGGATCGCCCGCAACATCCTGACCGACCGGCTGCGCCGCCTGGTCGAGCACGGCGTCCTCGACCGGCGGACCGCGCCCTCGGGCCGACGCCAGGTCTACGTCCTGACCCCGGCCGGGCGCGACCTGTTCACCGTCGTCGTCGCGCTCCGGCAGTGGGGCGAACGGCACGCGTTCGCCCCCGGCGAACCGCACTCGGTGCTCGTGGACGAACGCGGTGTCCCGCTGCCGCCGCTGCAACCGCTCGGCGCGGACGGAACCCCCGCCGACGTGGAGACGACCTCGGTCCGCAAGGTCGGCTGACGTACCCGGACGGTCGGCTCGCGTACCTGGAGGGTCGGCTTGCGTACCTGGAGGGTCGGCTCGCGTACCTGGAGGGTCGGCTCGCGAACCGACCCTCCG
Encoded proteins:
- a CDS encoding helix-turn-helix domain-containing protein, with the protein product MTEDWTDPNCPVARALDLVGDRWSLLVVRDAMDGARSFTDFRQRTGIARNILTDRLRRLVEHGVLDRRTAPSGRRQVYVLTPAGRDLFTVVVALRQWGERHAFAPGEPHSVLVDERGVPLPPLQPLGADGTPADVETTSVRKVG